Within the Mycobacterium gordonae genome, the region GGTGACTGTCAAGGCTGAGTGGTCGCGAAATCCGATGACTCGGTGGATACGTGGCTCGAAATGGATGCAGACTCCCGCACGCGCGTTGGTGCCGAAAGTGAGTCCGTCATCAGCCAGTGACAGTCGTGGTCCTACCGCGGTCCACCAGCGGTAGGGGCCGGTGACATGAGCGTCAACCACGTCCGACAAGGGAGCTTCGGCCCGCAGCGGGCCGTACCGCGCCACGAAGCGCCCGTCATCGGTGAGCGTGACGCCCTGCACGCCGGGCCAGCGGAACGGAAGCCACAGCGGCGCCAGGCGCGCGTCGTAACTGTAGGGAAAGTGGCGGCCCGGCTGATCAGCTGGTGTCATCGATGTGCCCCTACCGGACGAGTCTGGGAACGTGACGGCGGGTGGCCAGGCCGTCATCGATCAGTTGCAACGCTTCGGCCACCGAAGTGACAAGAGGTAGTCCGTGATCCCTAACGACCCGAACCAGCGGGTCCAGCGCCACACCGCTGACCACCCTGCAGTAGAGGCCGGCGGCCTGATGCTGATGGTTGAGGGCGAGCAACTGCTGAAATCCTTCGATGCCGAGGAAGTCCAGACGACTGAGATCGATGATCAGGGGCGAGCGTGCCTTGGTGAATCGACGTATCTCCGTGGCGATCTGTCCGGCGTTCGACGCGTCTATACCGCCGTCCACCCGTACCACGGTTGCCAGACTGCGGGCGTATACAAACATCTGTGCCCCATCGCAATTAACGACGTAGCGGTAGCGGGGGCGTCGTTGGTTCGGTGAATCTACAGCGTGCATCGATGTGGCCTATCAAGTTGTGGAAGAAGGAACTGTAGCTGCGGACTCAACTGAGACCAGCCTAGACGGAATCTGGCGGCTCGGTTCGGCACAGTCGTCACCGCAACAGCGTTGTGACGGTTCGGCTGGCCGAGTGGCAGGGGATCCCGCTGCCGGGTCGTCGGACGCGGCATGCGCTGGAGTTCGCAGTTCGAAGGTTCGGTGCCGGACTTCATCGCAAAACTTAATTGAATTAAACATTCATTTACTTAACAAGATTGTCTGTTGGGCGTATGCTGAACATGCCGGGGCTCCTGCCAGGGTGGCGGAGTAGTGCCAATGACGCAGATCTGAGCACAGGCTCAGTTGTGGGAGCCGCGAAATCCAGACACGATGGGATCGATCAGGGAAAGAGGCGACCTTGTTGAAAGCGATCAGCTCAGTTGTGGGGCAGTTCGTTGAAGCGGCCGGCATGGTCGTGGGCTACCGTCACAACATCGAGGAGCCTGCCCACACGACCGAGAAGCTGACCCGCGATGTGGAGATCCGGCACTATGGTGATCGCATCGCTGCTCAGACCACAGTCGTCGCGGATGAGGAATCGGCGCGTAACGTCGGGTTCCGCCGTCTCGCACGCTACATCTTCGGCGCCAATAACGACCGGGAGAAGGTGGCCATGACCGCGCCGGTGGCGCAGGAATCCCGCAGCAAGGGCGAATGGGTGATTCAGTTCTTCATGCCTTCCCACAAGACGATGGACACCCTGCCGTCGCCTGATGACGGCGATGTGAAGTTGGTGACCGTGCCACCCACAACGGTTGCGGTACACACCTTCAACGGAATTCCCACCGAGCGGGCGGTCGCCTCGCACACCAAGCAGTTGATGGGCACACTGGGCGAATTGGGATTCGAGCCGACGGACTCCCCGGCAGCCTGGTTCTACGACCCGCCCTGGACCGTTCCGGCGTTGCGCCGCAACGAAATCGCCGTCCCGGTTAAGCGCAGGAGTGAGGTCTGAGCGTGCTGAATGGTGGGGCCCGATTCCCGTGACGGCACAGCGCAGCGACATTACATCTCGCAAGCTCCGTCA harbors:
- a CDS encoding STAS domain-containing protein — its product is MFVYARSLATVVRVDGGIDASNAGQIATEIRRFTKARSPLIIDLSRLDFLGIEGFQQLLALNHQHQAAGLYCRVVSGVALDPLVRVVRDHGLPLVTSVAEALQLIDDGLATRRHVPRLVR
- a CDS encoding SOUL family heme-binding protein; amino-acid sequence: MLKAISSVVGQFVEAAGMVVGYRHNIEEPAHTTEKLTRDVEIRHYGDRIAAQTTVVADEESARNVGFRRLARYIFGANNDREKVAMTAPVAQESRSKGEWVIQFFMPSHKTMDTLPSPDDGDVKLVTVPPTTVAVHTFNGIPTERAVASHTKQLMGTLGELGFEPTDSPAAWFYDPPWTVPALRRNEIAVPVKRRSEV